The genomic DNA CTCGATCGCGTTGTTGTTTTTGCTGTCAGTAAATGGCCATTATTTGTTAATTGACGGGATTTTTTATAGTTACAAATTTATCCCAATTGATCATGCATGGATCCCTTTTGGCAATGAAAACCTAGTAAATTATGTAATAAAATCATTTAGTTCCATCTTTGTTATTGCATTTCAAATGTCTGTTCCAGTTGTTGGATGTCTTTTTCTTGTTGATGTAGCCCTTGGGATTGTGGCAAGAACGGTTCCGCAGTTAAACGTTTTTGTTGTCGGTCTTCCTTTGAAAATTGGTGTCAGCTTTATTGTTATGATTGCTGTCATGGGTGTGATGATTCAGGGGGTCTCGCAGCTGTTTGAGACAATGCTAAGTACGATGCGCGATTTGATGGGCCTTATTGGAGGATCATGAATGAAATTTTTAACCTTAGACTTGCAGTTTTTTGCCGGAGAAAAAACGGAGAAAGCGACTCCTAAGAAACGCCAGGATGCACGAAAAAAAGGGCAGGTGGCCAAAAGTCAGGATGTGATTACGGCCGTTAATTTGCTGGCAGTTTTTTTATATCTTATGTTCACCGGCGAGTTGTTGCTGGATCATATTTTACGCGTATTCAGGCACTCATTTCAGGATTATTTGCTTGTTGATTTGACGGAAAATAATCTCAAATCAATTTTGCTCGAAATTATGAAGGAAATCACTTTTATTTTAGGACCGATTATGCTTGTTGCATTTGTTGCCAGTGTGGCGGCAAATTATTTTCAAATCGGATTTTTATTTTCGTCAGAAGCCATTCAATTAAAGCTTGAAAAGATAAATCCAATCCAAGGTTTCAA from Bacillus methanolicus MGA3 includes the following:
- the fliR gene encoding flagellar biosynthetic protein FliR, producing the protein MLDLLPKFPVFLLIFVRVTSFFLMMPLFSYRTIPARIKIGLGFFLAWIMYYSIDAPALEINGEFFLLIIKEAFVGLFLGFVAYMIMSAIQIAGGFIDFQMGISIANLIDPQTGAQSPLMGQYLYSIALLFLLSVNGHYLLIDGIFYSYKFIPIDHAWIPFGNENLVNYVIKSFSSIFVIAFQMSVPVVGCLFLVDVALGIVARTVPQLNVFVVGLPLKIGVSFIVMIAVMGVMIQGVSQLFETMLSTMRDLMGLIGGS